DNA sequence from the Pseudomonas fluorescens Q2-87 genome:
CCTGGTTCGTCCTGCTCTCCTGCGTTGTCGCGCTCGCCAGCAGCCTGTCCCTGAGCCTGGTCTGACCCTTTTCCTATTCCTGCCAACACAAGGACCGTCCCATGGTGCTCCACCGTGTCCATCACCAGATTCTGCGCAGCCATCACCTGTTCGAGCCGTTGAACGAAGAACAGCTCGACGAACTGATGAGCAACAGCCAACTGCTGAACATCGACAAGGGCGACCCGCTTTTCCGTCAGGGCGAGCCGGCCCAGGCGTTTTATTTCGTGATTTCCGGGGCCGTGAAAATCTACCGGCTGACCCCGGACGGCCAGGAAAAAGTCTTCGAGGTGATCGGCGAGCGCCAGACGTTCGCCGAAGCGATGATGTTGATGGACACGCCCAACTACGTGGCATCCGCCGAAGCCGTCGGGCCCAGCCAGGTGTATCGCCTGTCCAATGCCACCTACATGCGCCTGCTGCAAAGCAACAGCCGGTTGACGTTTGCCCTGCTCGGCAAGCTGTGCGTGCGCCTGCACCAGCGGGTCAATGAGATTGAAACCCTGTCGCTGAAAAACGCCACCCACCGCGTGGTGCGCTACTTACTGACGCAACTGGTGCGCCTGCAAACCGTGGACAGCCAGTTCGAACTGCCGATGGCCAAGCAATTGATTGCCGGACACCTGTCGATCCAACCGGAAACCTTCTCGCGGATCATCCGCCGCCTGATCGATGAAAAGATCATCACCCAGGACGGCCGCCAAATTGCCATTCTTGATCGCCTGCGCCTGGAGCAATTCGAATGAGCGCGCAATCCCTTTGCCTGTACTGCCAACGCGCCAGCCCCGCCGATGAAACCGAATGCAGCCAATGCGGCATGCCGTTGCCCGCCGAAGCGGCGCTGGCCGGTGAACGTCGGTTGCGGCGCTTCACCTGGTTCTGTGTGGGGCTGACGATTTTCTGCATCGGCATGTTTTTCTGGTTGCCCCGCAGCATCGTTTGAGCCCTCAGTCTTGTGTCAACTGGCGGTACAACTGTGGCAGCCGCAACGGCAGCTGTTCGGGCTGGCGGATCAAGGTGTAGCCGTTGGCCCCAAACATGTACGGCAAATAATCCCCCGCTTCACGGTCAATGGTGATGCAAAACGGCGTCAGCCCCTGGCGCCGTGCCTCCAGCACCGCTTGGCGAGTGTCCTCCACGCCATAGCGCCCTTCGTAAAGGTCCAGGTCATTGGGCTTGCCATCGCTGAGCAGCAACAACAATTTGCGCCGCCGCTTGCAGCCTTGCAGCCGCTGCGTGGCCTGGCGGATCGCCGCGCCCATGCGGGTGTAATAACCGGGCTTGAGCCCTTGGATCCGGCCTCGGGTGTGATCGTCATAGCGCTGGCCGAAGGCCTTGAGTTCATGCATCCGCACCTGCTGGCGCCGCAGTGAAGAGAACCCGTACAAGGCGAAATCATCCCCCAGCACCGCCAGGGTTTCACCGAACAGCAGCAGGCTGTCGCGAATCACGTCGATGACGCGATGCTCATCATTGAGGTGGGCGTCGGTGGACATCGACAGATCGGCCAACAGCAAGCAGGCCAAGTCGCGGCGAGTCTGGCGTTGCTCCATGAACAGGCCGCGTTCGCTGCACTGGCCGTGCTGGCGTTCGACGTGAAAATCCAGCCAGGCTTGCAGGTCCAGTTCCGAACCCTGGGTTTGCTGGCGCAGCCATTGGCGATCATTGCGCAGGTGTTCGAACTGGCGGCGCAGGCGCTGGGCCGAGCTGCGCAGGCGTGCGGGCAATGGCTGAGGCTGACAATCGCGGGGGACAAACGTCTGCACGCTGACGAAATCGTCCTGCAGTCGTTGCTTGCGGTAGTCCCATTCCGGCAAGTGGATGCCCTCGCCCAAGGGGATGTCATCGACATCGGCCGGCGGCAGGTCCAGGTGCAGCTTCAAGCCGCCGCCCTTGCGCAGGCGGGTGCGCGACAAGGTCAACTGGTCCAGGTCTTCGGCGACGCGGGCGGCGTCCGGGTCTTCGCTGTCGTCCGCCCAGCGATCCAGGTCCACGTGTTCGGTCCAGCTGAACAGGTTCTCCAGGCGCACGATCAACAATCCACCGTCGCGGGTGGTTTCGTCGATGCGTTCAGCGCGCTTGCGACCGCCCTGCTGCTCACCCGGCGGTGTCGCCAGGTACTGTTCGGATTCCTCCAGGTCCGCGGCCTGGGGGTTGGCGAGATGTTGGGGTGGGTATAGCCACAACGGCAACGGCCAGGCCGCCCGCTCGCTGCGCGAGAAATGCTCGACACTGCCCGGCTCGCGTAGCGCTTGGCACAGCGCGCGCTCCAGAGCCGCTTCGGCCGGGTTGAGGGTGGCTGGGTCAGGGCGCAGGGACAGGTGCGCGTCCACCAGCCGCCGATAACGAGGGCGCATGGCCGGGTAGCGGTGCAGCACGGTTTGGGTCCACCGTTGATTGTCCCGCCCCCAGTGCGTCATCGGGCCAGACTGTGCGGCCAGCAACGCCAGCCAGCGATACAACTCTGCGTTGAGATCGACATCGGGAAACGCCGCCAGGCTCGCCGGCAGGCGCAGGTTATCGGCATCGCACCAGGCCAAGGGCACTTGCTTGCAGGTGCCGGCGATCTGCTGCAGCAGGTTGCGGCGCAACAACAGGTCGCGGTCGCTGACCGCTTCCACCCCCAGGTGAGGCGCACCGCCAGTGGCGCGAAACAGCACCTGCAATGAGCGTTGCCGGGGCACCAGCTCGACCCGGGCCTCAGGAAAATCAGCACTGGCCCGGCGGGTGATGAAACGGTGCCAGACACTGCCGACCCATTCTTCCAGCTCCAGGGTGAATGCCATGGTTATTCTCCTCTTAAGCCGAACCCATTGTGGCGAGGGGATTTATCCCCGCTGGGCTGCGAAACAGCCCCAATATGTCCGCTACTGCGGTGTATCAGACAGGATGTAGGGGGCCCGCTTCGCGCCCCAACGGGGATAAATCCCCTCACCACAAATGAGTTCGGCTCAGTCGCTGTGGTGACTCACGACGGCACCACCGCCGCCGGTGCACGCAGGGCCGCGCGGCCACGCTGACGGAAGCTGAACAGGTAGCAGAGCAGCCCGGCCAGGAAACCGACGCCGCTGACCAGTCGAGCCCAGAACAGCGGCTTCAAGTGATCCACCGTCGCCATGAACGGCAAGGCACTGCCATCCGTCATCCAGCGTTGCAGCCACACCTGGACCACACCGGCTGCGGTGAGGAACAAGGTGATCATCACCATCGACAGGGTCATCAACCAGAAACCCCAGATCTCCAGGCGCTGCGAGCGTTCATCGGCGGCTTCGCCCAAACCACGCAAGCGCGGCATGGCGTAGCTGATCAGCGTCATCACGATCATTGCGTAGGCCCCGTAGAAGGCCAGGTGACCGTGGGCCGCGGTCAGTTGCGAACCGTGGGTGTAGTAGTTGACCGGTGCCAGGGTGTGCAGGAAACCCCAGACGCCCGCGCCGAAGAACGCGGTGACCGTGGTGCCCTTGGCCCACAACGTGGCGGCGCGGTTCGGGTGCTGTCGACGACGGTTTTTCACCATGCTGAAGGCGAAGATCACCATCGCCAGGAACGGCAGCGGCTCCATCGCCGAGAAAATCGAGCCGACCCACAACCAGACCTCGGGCGCGCCGATCCAGAAGAAGTGGTGACCGGTGCCGATGATCCCGGTGATCAACGCCATTGCGATGATCACGTAGAGCCATTTTTCCACCACTTCGCGGTCCACACCGGTGATCTTGATCAGGACGAAGGCGAGCATCGAACCCATGATCAGTTCCCAGACGCCTTCGACCCAAAGATGCACCACCCACCACCAGTAGAACTTGTCGCGGGCGAGGTTCGAGGGGTTGTAGAAAGAGAACAGGAAGAACACCGCCAAGCCGATCAGCCCGGTCATCATCACCATGCTGACGGTGGTCTTGCGGCCCTTGAGCATCGTCATGCCGATGTTGTAGAGAAACCCCAGGCACACCACCACGATGCCCATTTTGGTGATGGTCGGTTGTTCGAGAAACTCGCGGCCCATGGTCGGCAGCAGGTCGTTGCCGGTGAACTTCGCCAGCGTCGCATACGGCACCGAGAGGTAGCCCAGGATGGTCGCCACACCAGCGGCGGCGAATACCCAGAACAACACGAGCGCCAGTTTCGGGCTGTGCAGTTCGCGGTCGGCCTCCTCCGGGATCAGGTAATAGGCCGCGCCCATGAAACCGAACAGCAGCCAGACGATCAGCAGGTTGGTGTGGACCATGCGGGCCACGTTGAAGGGGATCAGCGGGAACAGAAAGTCGCCGATCACGTATTGCAGGCCCATGATCAAACCGAACAATACCTGGCCCAGGAACAGCATCAGGGCAAACACGAAGTACGGTTTGGCAACGGCCTGCGAGGCGAATTTCAGATGCGGATTAGCCATGCTCATCTCTCAGCCCTCCTTGTTTGGCGGCCAGCCATTGGTGTTGATTTTCGAGCTCCACTTGAGGAACTCGGCGATGTCGTCGACTTCCTGCTCGCTCAGGTTGAACTGCGGCATGGCCCGACGGCCCGGAACGTTCAACGGCTGCATTTTCATCCAGGCGTGCAGGAACGGTTTGAAGGCTTCCTCGCCGCCACGGCGGTTGACCACGTTGCCCAGCTCCGGCGCAAAGTAAGCGCCCTCGCCCAGCAGCGTGTGGCAGCCGATGCAGTTGTTACGCTCCCAGACGCCCTTGCCGCGAATCACCGACTCGGTCAATTGCGCCTGGTTGCTGCGTTCCGGAAAGGTCTGTTCCGTGTGGTAGGTCAGGGCCAGGAATATCAGGAAAAAGAAGATGCTTCCCCCGAAATAAATATTCCTGGCCATGCCTTTGGTGAAGGTATCTGACATGGTCACTTCCTCATTGCTTGGCGTGTCCATTCTAGGAAGCGAGGGGTCCGGAACCGCTTGATGGCGATCAAGAATCTCCGATGGTTTTGCTGGGTTGTTCCTGCAGCACCGATCCCCCGTGGCGAGGGAGCTTGCTCCCGCTGGGGCGCGAAGCACCCTCAAAACCTGCCGGCACGGTATTTCAGGTAAAAGGAGGTTGTTGCGGTTGGGGCTGCTGCGCAGCCCAGCGGGAGCAAGCTCCCTCGCCACCGGTTATGTGCCTGACAGGAGTGCCGAGGCAATCAGTACCGCCAGCAGCACCGCCCAGCTCAAAACCAGCCCGCGCCACAAGCGCGGCGCGTGACGCAGTTCCATGAAGCCGTCGGCGATCAGCCAGGCCTTGGTCACCGCGACCGTCAATATGGCTATGGAAATCAACTCCGTGCCCGCGACCCGCCCCAGCGCCACGGTGCCCGTACTGAGCAGTGTCAACGCCGCCCAGCAGACGATCAGGAGATGGGAAACCGACATGCGCACCTCAGCTCAATCGAGGATGTAGACCAACGGAAACAACAACACCCAGATCAGATCCACCATGTGCCAATACAGCACGCCGGATTCCAACCCGCTGCATCGCTGCGAATCATGACGACGACGCCGGCAACCCTCGGCCAGCCAGCCGAGGATCACCATGCCCAGCAGCACGTGCAGGAAATGAAACCCCGTAAGGATCCAGTACAAGGTGAAGAAGGTGTTGTGCTCCATCCCCAGGCCGCTCGCCAACAGATGGGCGTACTCGGTGAGCTTGATCCCCACGTAGCCCGACGCAAGCACCAACGCCACGCACAGCAACAGCGCGGCTCGACGCGGTCGGTCTTGCCGGATTTGCTCCTGGGCCAACGCTGCGAACAGGCCGGCAGTGAGCAGACTGAGGGTCATCGCCAGGCCCGTGGAACGATCCAGCAACTGTCGGCCTTCGCTGAACACCTGCGGATGCAGCGCCTGGGCGACGGTGAACGCGAGGATCAGCAACGCGAACACCGACAGCTCGGCGAGGATGAAGAACCACATCGCCAGATCCCCCGGCAAGCGCCGGAGCGTGGTCGCGGTGTCAGCCGAAATGGACATCGACTACGTCCATCAGCGCAGCCACAGTCTGCGGATCGTCACTCAACGGCTCGGCCAGGCACGCCAGGCAGGCTTGGCGCGGGTCCATGCCGGAGCCGATCATGCGCGCGGCGAAAATCAGCAGGCGCGTGGAGGCCACTTCCTCCAGGTCGTGCTGATCGAGCCGGCGCAGCGCCTGCCCAAGCCGCACGATCTGGGCGGCCAAGGCCATGTCGACGCCAGCCTCGCGGGCGACGATGCGCTCTTCATCGGTCACCGCAGGATAACCAAAGCGCAGCGCCACAAAGCGCTGGCGAGTGCTCGGTTTCATACCCTTGAGCAGGTTCTGGTAACCGGGGTTGTACGACACCACCAGCATGAACGACGGCGGCGCCTGCAGGACTTCGCCGGTGCGTTCCAAATACAACTGCCGGCGATCATCGGCCAGTGGATGCAGCACCACGGCGGTGTCCTGGCGCGCTTCGACCACTTCGTCCAGATAACAGATCCCGCCCTCGCGCACCGCCCGGGTCAAGGGCCCGTCCTGCCACCAAGTACCCTGGGCACCGATCAGGTGCCGACCCACCAGGTCGGCGGCGCTCAAATCATCGTGGCAGGCCACGGTGTACAGCGGCAATTTCAAGCGGTGGGCCATGTGCTGGACAAAACGGGTCTTGCCGCAGCCGGTCGGGCCTTTGATCAGCACCGGCATGCCGTGATGCCAGGCCTGTTCGAACATCGCCTGTTCATTGTCCTGGGGTTGATAAAAGGGTTCGTCCGGATGCTGCAAGGAGTGGATAGCGTTCATGGCAAGGCCCGATCAGACAACACGATTGGCGGTCAAGCTACGGCGCCCTGCGACAACCTGGCAAGGGCGGCGGCCGGCAAACTTGATCGCCGTCAAGCGGCTAACCACAGGCCTGGGCATAGCCTTGCACCGCACCAAGAACCTGCGCGCCGAACACCAATTAAAGCGCAGCGCGGATCACGCCTGAGGAGAAATGGAATGCTGATCAGCCACAAAAAATCGTGGACCTTGAGGGTCGCGGCGCTGTGTACAGCGCTGGCCGCACCCTACGCTTTCGCCGACAAAACCCATGAGCCAGAACACTCGCGCATGGTCAAAACCGAAGGCGCGCCGGACCTGAGCCAGGCCGACTTCGACGCGGCAAAGGAAATCTACTTCCAGCGCTGCGCGGGTTGCCATGGTGTATTGCGCAAGGGCGCCACCGGTAAACCGCTGACCCCCGACATCACCCAGAGTCGCGGCCAGGCCTATCTCGAAGCACTGATCACCTACGGTTCCGCCGCCGGAATGCCGAACTGGGGCACCTCCAACGCCCTGACCAAAGACCAGATCACGGTGATGGCCAAGTTCATCCAGCACACCCCGCCGACGCCGCCGGAATGGGGCATGGCCGAAACCCTCAAGACCTGGAAAGTCTTGGTCAAGCCCGAGGACCGGCCGACCAAGCAGCTCAACACCCTCAACCTGCAAAACCTGTTCTCGGTGACCCTGCGCGACGACGGCAAGATTGCCCTGATCGATGGCGACAGCAAGAAGATCGTCAAGCTGATCGACACCGGTTACGCCGTGCACATCTCGCGCATCTCCGCGTCGGGACGCTACCTTCTGGTGATCGGTCGGGACGCCAAGATCGACATGATCGACCTGTGGCCCAAAGAGCCGACCAAGGTCGCCGAAATCAAGGTAGGCATCGAAGCCCGTTCGGTGGAGACGTCAAAATTCAAGGGCTACGAAGACAAGTACACCATCGCCGGTTCGTACTGGCCGCCGCAGTTCACCATCATGGACGGCGAAACCCTGGAGCCCAAGCAGATCGTCTCGACCCGCGGCATGACCGTCGACACCCAGCAGTACCATCCCGAGCCTCGCGTCGCGGCAATCATCGCCTCCCACGAATGGCCGGAATTCATCGTCAACGTCAAGGAAACCGGCAAGGTGATGCTGGTCAATTACCAGGACATCAAGAACCTCACCATCACCAATATCGACGCCGCGCCATTCCTGCATGACGGCGGTTGGGACAGCAGCCATCGCTACTTCATGACGGCGGCCAACAACTCCAACAAAGTCGCGGTGATCGACTCCAAGGAACGCAAGCTCACCGCCCTGGTGGACGTTGGCAAGACCCCGCACCCGGGGCGCGGTGCCAACTTCAACCATCCGCTCTACGGGCCCGTCTGGGCCACCAGCCACTTGGGTGACGCCGGGGTTTCGCTGATCGGCACCGACCCGGTCAATCATCCGCAATACGCCTGGAAGCAGGTTGGCACGCTCCAGGGCCAGGGCGGCGGCTCACTGTTCATCAAGACTCACCCTCAATCCCGACACTTGTATGTCGACACCACCCTCAGCCCCGATGCCAAGCTCAGCCAATCAGTGGCGGTGTTCGACATCGACAAGCTCGACGCCGGCTACACCGTGCTGCCGATTGCCGAATACGCGGGAATCAAGAAAGGCGCGATGCGCGTGGTGCAGCCGGAATACAACAAGGCCGGCGATGAGGTCTGGTTCTCGGTCTGGAGTGGCCAGGAAGACGAGTCGGCGCTGGTGGTGATCGACGACAAGACCCTCAAGGTGAAGAACGTGATCAAGGACAAACGCCTGATCACCCCGACCGGAAAATTCAACGTTTACAACACCCAACACGACATCTATTGAGCCCCATCAATAAGAGGAAAAACCATGAAGCCTATTCTGATCGCCTTGGCCCTGACGGCTGCCTACAGCCTACCGGCGCTGGCACAAGACGGCCCGACGCTGTTCAAGAGCAAGCCCTGCGCGGCCTGTCACTCCATCGATACCAAGGTCGTTGGCCCGGCGCTCAAGGACGTCGCGGCGAAAAACGCCAGTGTCCCTGGTGCACAGGATTTACTCGCCAAGCACATCAAGGAAGGTACGCAAGGCAACTGGGGTCCGATGCCGATGCCGGCCAACCCCGTGACGGAAGAAGAAGCCAAGATCCTCGCGGCGTGGGTCTTGACCCTTAAATAAACCCAGGCAGGACCTGCCTGACACAAACCCCGTGGCGAGGGAGCTTGCTCCCGCTGGGCTGCGCAGCAGCCCCCTGGTTTTGCCTGACACACTGAGTCGTCAGGTTGCTATTGGGACTGCTTCGCAGCCCAGCGGGAGCAAGCTCCCTCGCCACAGGACCGCGCAGCACTTTGATTCAGGAGGCGTCATGGAACGACACAGCTCAACAACCTTGATGACGGCCCTCCTCCTCGTCTTTTCGTCCTGCGTGCTGGCCGCTCCCGGCCACCAGCGCCAGGCCCAACTGCAACACCTGCTCGAACAGGACTGTGGCGCCTGCCACGGCCTGCACATGACCGGCGGCCTCGGCCCACCCCTGACCTTTGACGCCCTCGCCGGAAAATCCCGCGACAGCCTCATCGCCACCGTCACCCTCGGGCGGCCCGGCAGCGCCATGCCCGGTTGGGCGCCGCTGCTCGATCCCGACGATATCCGCTGGCTGGTGGACCGGCTCCTTCAAGGAAAACCCGCCTCATGATCCGCTCTATCCTGTCCTGTACCGCCATCGCCCTGTTGCTGTCGGCGTGTGCGCAAACACCGCTACGTGGCACCGGTGACCTGGGTGTCGTGGTGGAACGCGCCACCGGCAGCCTGCAAATCATCGAAAGCGACAACCGCACCGCCCTGGCCCGTGTCGAAGGGTTGGGCGACCTGTCCCACGCTTCGGTGGTGTTCTCCCGCGACCAGCGCTACGCCTATGTGTTTGGCCGCGACGGTGGCTTGAGCAAGGTCGACTTGCTGACGGCGCGCATCGAACGGCGCATCCTCCAGGGCGGCAACAGCATCGGCGGTGCGATCAGCCAGGACGGCAAGCTGATCGCCGTGTCCAACTACGAGCCCGGCGGCGTCAAGGTGTTCGATGCCCAGAGCCTGGATCAGGTCGCCGACATCCCCGCCACACCATTGCCCGACGGCCAGAAACGTTCACGGGTGGTGGGTCTGGTGGATGCGCCGGGACAACGCTTCGTGTTCAGCCTGTTCGATACCGGTGAGATCTGGACCGCCGACTTCAGCCAAGGCCACACACCGCGCATCGACCGTTTCACCGGCATCGGCCAGCAACCCTATGACGCGCTGATCACCCCGGACGGACGCTATTACATGGCTGGGCTGTTTGGCGAAGACGGCATGGCGCAACTCGACCTCTGGCACCCGGAGCGTGGCGTGAAACGCGTGCTCGGGCATTACGGACGCGGCCAGGCCAGGCTTCCGGTGTACAAGATGCCCCATCTGGAAGGCTGGGCCCTGGCCGATGAGCAAGCCTTCGTCCCTGCGGTCGGCCACCACCAGGTATTGGTGATGAACGCTCGCACCTGGCAACTGACTGACGCCATCGCCGTGGCCGGCCAGCCGGTATTCGTCACCGCGCGCCCGGATGGCCGGCAGCTGTGGGTCAACTTCGCCTACCCGGATAACGACCGCGTCCAGGTCATCGACACGCAAACCCACGCCATCGTCGCGGACCTGCGACCCGGGCCGGCGGTGTTGCACATGGAGTTCACCGCACGAGGCGACCAGCTATGGCTGTCGGCCCGGGACGGCGGCGAAGTCCAGGTCTGGGATCCCTACACCCTCAAGTGCCTGGGCAGACTCCCGGCCATGAGCCCCAGCGGCATTTTCTTCAGCAGCCGTGCGCACAAACCGGGGTACTGACCATGACCGCAAGCTCGCTGGCCCGCCGCCTGATCGATCAATTCCAGCACGGCATGCCGCTGTGCGTCGAACCCTACCGGGTCATGGCCGATGCGTTGGGTTGCAGCGAAGCCCAGGTGCTCGACTGTCTGCAACATCTGCAGGTGGCCGGGACCCTGTCGCGAGTCGGCCCGGTGTTCGAGCACACCCGGGCCGGTTCCAGCACCCTGGCTGCCCTGGCGGTGCCCGAGGAGCGCTTGCATCAAGTGGCGGCGCGCGTCAGCCAGTACCCGGAAGTCAATCACAACTATGCCCGCGAACATCGCTACAACCTCTGGTTCGTGTTGACCGGCCCCAACCGCGCCCACCTGGACGCCATTCTCCAGGAGCTGGAACACGACACCGGCCTCACACCGCTGGACCTGCCCATGCTGACGGCCTATCGCATCGACCTGGGCTTTGCCCTGGAGCCCACCCCATGAACATCGCCCTGAGTGAACAACAATCCCTGGCACTGCGCCGGCTGCTGGAGGCAGGCCTGCCCCTGGCGCCTCGCCCCTTCCAGGTCCTGGCCGAGCAGATCGATGCCAGCGAACCGCAGGTGCTGGAGCAGGTTCGGCTCTGGCAGGAACAGGGACTGTTCCGCCGCGTCGGCCTGGTGGTCAATCATCGCGCGCTGGGGTTTGCCGCCAACGCCATGCTGGTGCTGGACGTGCCGGATGCCCTGGTCGATGAAGTCGGCCGCCGTCTCGGCCAGGCCCCGGGCATCAGCCTTTGCTACCAACGCCCGCGACGTTTGCCTCAGTGGCAATTCAACCTGTTCTGCATGATCCACGGCCGCCAGCGTGACCGCGTCGAAGCCCAGGTCCAGGAACTGCTCGAACAGCATTTGCTCGATGACCTGCCCCACCAATTGCTGTTCAGCACGCATTTGTTCAAGCAATGCGGCGGACGCTTCGCCCCACCGACCGGAGCCCGCGTTCATGGATGATCTCGACCGACGCCTGATCAATCGCCTGCAACTGGGCCTGCCATTGGTACGTCAGCCTTGGCAGGCGTTGGCCGAAGAACTGGACAGCAACAGTAGCGACCTGCTCGACCGCCTGCATGAGCTGCTCAACGACGGCGTGCTCACCCGCTTCGGCCCGATGTTCGACATCGACCGCCTCGGCGGCGCGTTCACCCTGGCGGCGCTGGCCGTGCCCGAACCGTGTTTCGAGGCCGTCGCCGAGCAGCTCGCGGACATGCCCGAGGTGGCCCACAACTACCGCCGCGAGCACGCTTGGAACATGTGGTTCGTACTCGCCTGCCCCAGCGAACAGGCGATCAGCGACACCTTGCTGCGCATCGAACGGCTGACTGGCCTGGTGCCGCTGAACCTGCCCAAAGAGGAGACCTACCATGTCGGCCTGTATTTCCCTGTCTGAGCCTTTGCCGCAAGCGCCGGCGCCGGAGGAAACGTCCCTGGCACTGCGGCTGATCGAACTGACCCAGGCCGGCCTGCCCTTGCTCGAGGATCCCTGGGCCTGGCTCGGCGAACAACTGGACCTGAGCGTGGAGTCGACCCTCGACCTGCTCAAGCGCTTGCAGGCCGAAGGCGCGATCCGTCGTATCGCCGCCATCCCCAACCATTATCGCCTCGGCTATCGCCACAACGGCATGACGGTCTGGGACGTGACCGACGCCGACATGCCGCGCC
Encoded proteins:
- a CDS encoding Crp/Fnr family transcriptional regulator; translated protein: MVLHRVHHQILRSHHLFEPLNEEQLDELMSNSQLLNIDKGDPLFRQGEPAQAFYFVISGAVKIYRLTPDGQEKVFEVIGERQTFAEAMMLMDTPNYVASAEAVGPSQVYRLSNATYMRLLQSNSRLTFALLGKLCVRLHQRVNEIETLSLKNATHRVVRYLLTQLVRLQTVDSQFELPMAKQLIAGHLSIQPETFSRIIRRLIDEKIITQDGRQIAILDRLRLEQFE
- a CDS encoding nitric oxide reductase activation protein NorD; this encodes MAFTLELEEWVGSVWHRFITRRASADFPEARVELVPRQRSLQVLFRATGGAPHLGVEAVSDRDLLLRRNLLQQIAGTCKQVPLAWCDADNLRLPASLAAFPDVDLNAELYRWLALLAAQSGPMTHWGRDNQRWTQTVLHRYPAMRPRYRRLVDAHLSLRPDPATLNPAEAALERALCQALREPGSVEHFSRSERAAWPLPLWLYPPQHLANPQAADLEESEQYLATPPGEQQGGRKRAERIDETTRDGGLLIVRLENLFSWTEHVDLDRWADDSEDPDAARVAEDLDQLTLSRTRLRKGGGLKLHLDLPPADVDDIPLGEGIHLPEWDYRKQRLQDDFVSVQTFVPRDCQPQPLPARLRSSAQRLRRQFEHLRNDRQWLRQQTQGSELDLQAWLDFHVERQHGQCSERGLFMEQRQTRRDLACLLLADLSMSTDAHLNDEHRVIDVIRDSLLLFGETLAVLGDDFALYGFSSLRRQQVRMHELKAFGQRYDDHTRGRIQGLKPGYYTRMGAAIRQATQRLQGCKRRRKLLLLLSDGKPNDLDLYEGRYGVEDTRQAVLEARRQGLTPFCITIDREAGDYLPYMFGANGYTLIRQPEQLPLRLPQLYRQLTQD
- a CDS encoding cbb3-type cytochrome c oxidase subunit I, which translates into the protein MSMANPHLKFASQAVAKPYFVFALMLFLGQVLFGLIMGLQYVIGDFLFPLIPFNVARMVHTNLLIVWLLFGFMGAAYYLIPEEADRELHSPKLALVLFWVFAAAGVATILGYLSVPYATLAKFTGNDLLPTMGREFLEQPTITKMGIVVVCLGFLYNIGMTMLKGRKTTVSMVMMTGLIGLAVFFLFSFYNPSNLARDKFYWWWVVHLWVEGVWELIMGSMLAFVLIKITGVDREVVEKWLYVIIAMALITGIIGTGHHFFWIGAPEVWLWVGSIFSAMEPLPFLAMVIFAFSMVKNRRRQHPNRAATLWAKGTTVTAFFGAGVWGFLHTLAPVNYYTHGSQLTAAHGHLAFYGAYAMIVMTLISYAMPRLRGLGEAADERSQRLEIWGFWLMTLSMVMITLFLTAAGVVQVWLQRWMTDGSALPFMATVDHLKPLFWARLVSGVGFLAGLLCYLFSFRQRGRAALRAPAAVVPS
- a CDS encoding c-type cytochrome; translated protein: MSDTFTKGMARNIYFGGSIFFFLIFLALTYHTEQTFPERSNQAQLTESVIRGKGVWERNNCIGCHTLLGEGAYFAPELGNVVNRRGGEEAFKPFLHAWMKMQPLNVPGRRAMPQFNLSEQEVDDIAEFLKWSSKINTNGWPPNKEG
- a CDS encoding cytochrome C oxidase subunit IV family protein, with protein sequence MSVSHLLIVCWAALTLLSTGTVALGRVAGTELISIAILTVAVTKAWLIADGFMELRHAPRLWRGLVLSWAVLLAVLIASALLSGT
- a CDS encoding cytochrome c oxidase subunit 3 family protein; this encodes MSISADTATTLRRLPGDLAMWFFILAELSVFALLILAFTVAQALHPQVFSEGRQLLDRSTGLAMTLSLLTAGLFAALAQEQIRQDRPRRAALLLCVALVLASGYVGIKLTEYAHLLASGLGMEHNTFFTLYWILTGFHFLHVLLGMVILGWLAEGCRRRRHDSQRCSGLESGVLYWHMVDLIWVLLFPLVYILD
- a CDS encoding CbbQ/NirQ/NorQ/GpvN family protein, whose translation is MFEQAWHHGMPVLIKGPTGCGKTRFVQHMAHRLKLPLYTVACHDDLSAADLVGRHLIGAQGTWWQDGPLTRAVREGGICYLDEVVEARQDTAVVLHPLADDRRQLYLERTGEVLQAPPSFMLVVSYNPGYQNLLKGMKPSTRQRFVALRFGYPAVTDEERIVAREAGVDMALAAQIVRLGQALRRLDQHDLEEVASTRLLIFAARMIGSGMDPRQACLACLAEPLSDDPQTVAALMDVVDVHFG
- the nirS gene encoding nitrite reductase; protein product: MVKTEGAPDLSQADFDAAKEIYFQRCAGCHGVLRKGATGKPLTPDITQSRGQAYLEALITYGSAAGMPNWGTSNALTKDQITVMAKFIQHTPPTPPEWGMAETLKTWKVLVKPEDRPTKQLNTLNLQNLFSVTLRDDGKIALIDGDSKKIVKLIDTGYAVHISRISASGRYLLVIGRDAKIDMIDLWPKEPTKVAEIKVGIEARSVETSKFKGYEDKYTIAGSYWPPQFTIMDGETLEPKQIVSTRGMTVDTQQYHPEPRVAAIIASHEWPEFIVNVKETGKVMLVNYQDIKNLTITNIDAAPFLHDGGWDSSHRYFMTAANNSNKVAVIDSKERKLTALVDVGKTPHPGRGANFNHPLYGPVWATSHLGDAGVSLIGTDPVNHPQYAWKQVGTLQGQGGGSLFIKTHPQSRHLYVDTTLSPDAKLSQSVAVFDIDKLDAGYTVLPIAEYAGIKKGAMRVVQPEYNKAGDEVWFSVWSGQEDESALVVIDDKTLKVKNVIKDKRLITPTGKFNVYNTQHDIY
- a CDS encoding c-type cytochrome, translated to MKPILIALALTAAYSLPALAQDGPTLFKSKPCAACHSIDTKVVGPALKDVAAKNASVPGAQDLLAKHIKEGTQGNWGPMPMPANPVTEEEAKILAAWVLTLK
- a CDS encoding c-type cytochrome; translated protein: MERHSSTTLMTALLLVFSSCVLAAPGHQRQAQLQHLLEQDCGACHGLHMTGGLGPPLTFDALAGKSRDSLIATVTLGRPGSAMPGWAPLLDPDDIRWLVDRLLQGKPAS